A stretch of the Papaver somniferum cultivar HN1 chromosome 6, ASM357369v1, whole genome shotgun sequence genome encodes the following:
- the LOC113290696 gene encoding uncharacterized protein LOC113290696 codes for MAGLEYDCSYPDADVHHIILDWMDNNMDLNFIRCVCIIWNLWKTRNDIIFSRGNFATTKIIKKATQDFELCMENYLGTRISQSSSQQWSPPAPQYVKINVDADFIPNNGAAGAVARDQNGNFLGCTSTTFMVTSSLLAEAMACNLGIQLGLRFNFSKIEIEGDAANVTEAVLGEVRNIPWSIRSKILKIKDVVHSFEDVKFQHVPKDVNFLAHSLCQYAMHNNVNIWWNANSPPSCISSNLN; via the coding sequence ATGGCTGGTTTGGAATATGATTGCTCTTACCCAGATGCAGATGTACATCATATAATTTTAGATTGGATGGATAATAACATGGATCTTAATTTCATTAGATGTGTGTGTATCATTTGGAATCTGTGGAAAACTAGAaatgatataattttctctagagGGAACTTTGCAACTACAAAAATTATCAAGAAGGCTACACAGGATTTTGAACTTTGCATGGAGAACTATTTAGGTACTCGTATTTCTCAATCTTCATCTCAGCAATGGTCACCACCAGCTCCTCAGTATGTAAAAATTAATGTGGATGCAGATTTTATTCCTAACAATGGTGCTGCAGGAGCAGTGGCTCGTGATCAGAATGGTAATTTTCTAGGTTGTACTTCAACAACATTTATGGTAACTTCTTCATTATTGGCAGAAGCAATGGCTTGCAACTTGGGAATACAGTTGGGTCTCAGATTCAATTTTAGTAAAATAGAGATTGAAGGGGATGCCGCTAATGTTACTGAGGCAGTTCTGGGTGAAGTAAGAAACATCCCTTGGAGCATTCGttctaaaattttaaaaatcaagGATGTTGTACACTCCTTTGAGGATGTAAAGTTTCAACATGTACCTAAAGATGTCAATTTCTTGGCTCACTCTTTATGCCAATATGCGATGCATAACAATGTAAATATTTGGTGGAATGCAAATTCTCCAccctcttgtatttcttcaaaccTCAATTAA